From Procambarus clarkii isolate CNS0578487 chromosome 49, FALCON_Pclarkii_2.0, whole genome shotgun sequence, a single genomic window includes:
- the LOC138351284 gene encoding trophinin-like yields the protein MSTVLLIAALLIAALLIAALLIAALLIAALFTAALLIAALFTAVLLTATLFTAALFTAALFTAALFTAALFTAALFTAALFTSALFTAALFTAALLTAALFTAALFTAALFTAALFTAALLTAALFTAALFTAALLTAALFTAALFTAALFTAALFTAALFTAALFTAALFTAALFTAVFLQSSSHTVEDLRVV from the coding sequence ATGTCGACTGTTCTCTTGATAGCTGCCCTCTTGATAGCTGCCCTCTTGATAGCTGCCCTCTTGATAGCTGCCCTCTTGATAGCTGCTCTCTTCACAGCTGCCCTCTTGATAGCTGCTCTCTTCACAGCTGTCCTCTTAACAGCTACCCTCTTCACTGCTGCCCTCTTCACAGCTGCCCTCTTCACAGCTGCCCTCTTCACAGCTGCCCTCTTCACAGCTGCCCTCTTCACTGCTGCCCTCTTCACATCTGCCCTCTTCACAGCTGCCCTCTTCACAGCTGCCCTCTTAACAGCTGCCCTCTTCACAGCTGCCCTCTTCACAGCTGCCCTCTTCACTGCTGCCCTCTTCACAGCTGCTCTCTTAACAGCTGCCCTCTTCACAGCTGCCCTCTTCACAGCTGCTCTCTTAACAGCTGCCCTCTTCACTGCTGCCCTCTTCACAGCTGCCCTCTTCACAGCTGCCCTCTTCACAGCTGCCCTCTTCACAGCTGCCCTCTTCACAGCTGCCCTCTTCACTGCTGCCCTCTTCACGGCTGTCTTCCTTCAATCT